The Struthio camelus isolate bStrCam1 chromosome 12, bStrCam1.hap1, whole genome shotgun sequence genome includes a window with the following:
- the LACTB gene encoding serine beta-lactamase-like protein LACTB, mitochondrial: MNGLARVLRRAAALGRAGRLPGGGGAGARPWGWGLALGLALGVQAPAGCEADAGREAAEAVPPPPRGFGGAVERSRDLLRRVKDEAGIPGILVGVSVDGKEIWSEGLGYADVENRVVCKPETIMRIASISKCLTMMAVAKLWEEGKLDLDAPVQKYVPEFPEKIYEGEKVVITTRLLVSHLSGIRHYEKDITKVKEETEKANRAFKVKPNQEKELKEKEAKGVEKTDSVKAKKEHEGEVRSRNSKPGRRDKEFEQEEYYLKEKFESVIESLKIFKNDPLFFKPGSQFLYSTYGFTLLSAVVERVSGQKFTDYMLKMFRDLDMLSTVLDDNEAMIYNRARCYVYNKKGRLVNAPYVDNSYKWAGGGFLSSVGDLLKFGNALLYSYQVGRFKNTNGKLLPGYLKPDTVTMMWTPVPKTEVSWDKDGKYAMAWAVVEKKQQYGFCRQQRHYASHTGGAVGASSVLLILPEELDSEAVDNGLVAPPRGVIVTIICNMQSVSLNSTALKIAREFDKEKWVQYVD, from the exons ATGAACGGGCTGGCGCGGGtgctgcggcgggcggcggccctcgggcgggccgggcggctgccggggggcggcggggccggggcgcggccctggggctgggggctggcgctggggctggcgctgggggtgcaggcgccggCGGGCTGCGAGGCGGacgcggggcgggaggcggcggaggcggtGCCGCCGCCCCCTCGGGGCTTCGGCGGGGCCGTCGAGAGGAGCCGGGACCTGCTGCGCAGGGTCAAG GATGAAGCAGGAATCCCAGGTATACTGGTTGGAGTTTCTGTAGATGGAAAGGAAATCTGGTCAGAAG gtTTGGGTTATGCTGATGTAGAGAATCGTGTAGTATGTAAACCAGAGACAATCATGCGAATTGCTAGTATTAGCAAGTGTCTTACCATGATGGCTGTCGCTAAATTGTGGGAAGAGGGGAAACTGGATTTAGATGCTCCAGTGCAGAAGTACGTCCCTGAATTTCCAGAAAAAATCTATGAGGGTGAAAAG GTTGTTATTACTACAAGACTGTTAGTTTCGCACTTGAGTGGCATTCGTCACTACGAAAAAGATATTACAAAAGTAAAGGAAGAGACGGAAAAGGCAAACAGAGCATTTAAAGTAAAACCTAACCAGGAGAAggaactaaaagaaaaagaagctaaagGCGTTGAGAAGACTGATTCTGTCAAGGCTAAGAAAGAACATGAAGGGGAGGTAAGAAGCCGAAATTCAAAACCTGGCAGGAGAGACAAGGAATTTGAACAAGAAGAGtattatttgaaggaaaaatttgAAAGCGTGATTGAATcactgaagatatttaaaaatgatcctttattttttaaacccg gTAGTCAGTTCTTGTATTCAACGTATGGCTTTACCCTCTTAAGCGCAGTTGTGGAGAGAGTTTCAGGACAAAAATTTACAGATTATATGCTAAAAATGTTTCGGGACTTGGATATGCTGTCAACTGTACTGGATGACAATGAAGCAATGATATATAACAGAGCAAG GTGTTATGTTTACAACAAAAAGGGACGTCTAGTAAACGCACCGTATGTGGACAACTCTTACAAGTGGGCTGGTGGTGGCTTTCTGTCATCAGTAGGTGACCTTCTGAAATTTGGAAATGCCTTGTTGTACAGTTATCAAGTTGGACGATTCAAAAACACTAACGGCAAACTTCTTCCTGGGTACCTCAAACCAGACACGGTCACAATGATGTGGACGCCAGTGCCAAAAACTGAAGTGTCATGGGACAAGGATGGTAAATATGCCATGGCTTGGGCTGTAGTAGAGAAGAAACAACAATATGGCTTTTGCAGACAGCAGAGACATTATGCTTCCCATACAGGTGGTGCAGTGGGGGCAAGTAGTGTCCTCCTCATCCTTCCTGAAGAGCTGGATTCTGAAGCCGTAGATAATGGGCTAGTGGCACCACCTAGAGGAGTAATTGTTACTATTATCTGTAACATGCAGTCGGTTTCCCTCAACAGCACTGCTTTAAAGATTGCAAGGGAATTTGATAAAGAAAAATGGGTGCAATATGTAGATTAG